One window of Mesoplasma syrphidae genomic DNA carries:
- a CDS encoding PTS transporter subunit EIIC: MGTQTVSTGKVHNSFVSGLVKFKDGIMPTLSKLSKAFLLPIALLPIAGVFLGVGAAIANAADAQTGLWYFGTVMNKMGDVAFGNLPVLFCISVALAYTKDAGVAALTAVVGFLVMNALQGALLHPTMVNATEELVKQYKDLFNGFYEGKEVVLGMKVANLDAAGKVMYSLLWHNNIPNGLITSNLGVNSLNTGVFAGIFVGAISAKCYNTFHKTQLPSALSFFSGTKLVPIITFFAVIPLGFIFVFFWPWIGQGLAWFGTKSGDIPVKGIDSLVFEMIERSLVPFGLHHVFYSPLWWTSAGGSIADIVTRANTEWIVNNNPTALINGLDMFNWQEQASAFAGHNITWPEFFTTVTGNKDLFEAMGDQTMMARLIANIDNSKGINFTSFQLLGLNLGRFQSGKFGFMLLGLPMAALAMWFNVPKENRKNVMGIYFSAAFTCFLTGITEPIEYTFLFLAPWLFYGVHMPLAAISFMFAGMLQTHVSMTVSGGFIDYIVFGIIPFFNGAMSATSVFGVLGVAAVMGPVYFCAFYFAVKYGNVMVPGRDTSGPTELFTKDDYKASKGQNRDGSKIVAVEASTGASKWTASSNPTEIARYEKAAKIIEFLGGEANITDVDSCASRLRLTVIDSSVVNKDGIMSLGGSTGALVRGTNVQVVYGGEQEAIKPRIKEILEIQRSQSESQSEVEKKITVGVKTEATKVEVAKPEIVEAKVKTDAKKITVSKPVAKKVEAKKTTVSKPTTKKVEAKSTAASKPVAKKPVAKKVETKKTTK; encoded by the coding sequence ATGGGGACACAAACCGTAAGTACAGGTAAAGTACACAATAGTTTCGTCAGTGGACTTGTCAAGTTCAAAGACGGAATCATGCCAACTTTATCTAAATTGAGTAAAGCGTTTTTACTACCAATTGCTTTACTACCAATCGCCGGAGTATTTCTAGGAGTTGGAGCAGCTATTGCTAACGCAGCAGATGCACAAACAGGTCTATGATACTTTGGAACAGTTATGAATAAGATGGGGGACGTTGCTTTTGGTAACTTGCCTGTTCTATTCTGTATTTCAGTTGCTTTAGCATATACTAAAGACGCTGGGGTTGCTGCTTTGACAGCTGTTGTAGGATTTTTAGTAATGAATGCTTTACAAGGGGCTTTATTACATCCAACAATGGTTAATGCAACAGAGGAATTAGTTAAACAATATAAAGATTTGTTTAACGGTTTCTACGAAGGAAAAGAAGTTGTATTAGGGATGAAAGTTGCAAACCTTGATGCTGCTGGAAAAGTAATGTATTCATTACTATGACACAACAACATTCCTAATGGATTAATAACTTCAAACTTGGGTGTTAATTCTTTAAATACTGGAGTGTTTGCAGGAATTTTTGTTGGAGCAATTTCAGCAAAATGTTACAATACTTTCCATAAAACTCAATTACCATCAGCTTTGAGTTTCTTTAGTGGAACTAAATTAGTACCAATTATTACTTTCTTCGCTGTTATTCCTTTAGGTTTCATTTTCGTGTTCTTTTGACCATGAATTGGACAAGGATTAGCATGATTCGGAACTAAATCAGGAGATATTCCAGTTAAAGGAATTGATTCATTAGTTTTCGAAATGATTGAACGTTCATTAGTACCGTTTGGATTACACCATGTATTCTATTCACCATTATGATGAACAAGTGCAGGAGGATCAATAGCTGATATTGTTACTCGTGCAAATACTGAATGAATTGTCAATAATAATCCAACTGCACTAATTAATGGATTGGATATGTTTAATTGACAAGAACAAGCTTCAGCATTTGCAGGTCATAACATTACTTGACCTGAATTTTTTACAACCGTAACAGGTAATAAAGATTTATTTGAAGCAATGGGTGATCAAACAATGATGGCACGTTTAATTGCAAACATTGATAACTCAAAAGGAATTAACTTTACATCATTCCAATTGCTAGGACTAAATTTAGGACGTTTCCAATCAGGAAAATTTGGATTTATGTTATTAGGATTACCAATGGCTGCTTTAGCTATGTGATTTAATGTACCAAAAGAAAACCGTAAAAATGTTATGGGAATTTACTTCTCAGCTGCGTTTACTTGTTTCTTAACTGGTATTACAGAACCAATTGAGTATACATTCTTATTCTTGGCACCATGATTATTCTATGGAGTACATATGCCATTAGCAGCTATTTCATTTATGTTTGCAGGAATGTTGCAAACTCACGTATCAATGACTGTTTCTGGTGGATTTATCGATTACATCGTATTCGGAATTATTCCATTCTTTAACGGAGCAATGTCAGCAACATCAGTATTTGGTGTGCTAGGAGTTGCTGCAGTAATGGGACCTGTATATTTCTGTGCATTCTATTTTGCAGTAAAATATGGAAATGTTATGGTTCCAGGACGTGATACATCAGGTCCAACTGAATTATTTACAAAAGATGATTATAAAGCATCAAAAGGTCAAAACCGTGATGGATCAAAAATTGTTGCTGTTGAGGCTTCAACAGGAGCAAGTAAATGAACTGCATCTTCAAATCCAACAGAAATTGCTAGATATGAAAAAGCAGCTAAAATTATTGAATTCTTAGGTGGTGAAGCAAATATCACTGACGTTGATTCATGTGCATCACGTTTAAGATTAACTGTTATTGATTCTTCTGTTGTAAACAAAGATGGAATTATGTCTTTAGGTGGGTCAACTGGAGCTTTAGTTAGAGGAACAAACGTACAAGTGGTTTATGGTGGAGAACAAGAAGCCATTAAGCCTCGTATTAAAGAAATTCTTGAAATTCAAAGATCTCAGTCAGAATCTCAGTCAGAAGTAGAGAAAAAAATAACTGTTGGCGTTAAAACTGAGGCTACAAAAGTTGAAGTTGCTAAGCCAGAAATTGTTGAGGCAAAAGTTAAAACAGATGCCAAAAAAATAACAGTTTCAAAGCCAGTAGCAAAAAAAGTTGAAGCTAAAAAAACAACAGTTTCGAAACCAACAACTAAAAAAGTTGAGGCAAAAAGTACCGCAGCTTCTAAACCTGTGGCTAAGAAACCTGTAGCAAAAAAAGTTGAAACTAAAAAAACAACAAAATAG
- the smpB gene encoding SsrA-binding protein SmpB, with the protein MGEHVIVNNKKAYFNYEILEKWEAGLALNGPEIKSIRNKEISIAEAFILIRKEEAFVINMSINKYQYANNIKGIEPTRNRKLLLHKKEIRKMLERIKLENLTVVPLRVYLKGNYAKIELGLGRGKKNYDKRETIKKRDMERRELAKNKY; encoded by the coding sequence ATGGGTGAACATGTAATTGTCAACAATAAGAAAGCTTATTTTAATTATGAGATTCTTGAAAAATGAGAGGCCGGATTGGCTTTAAATGGACCAGAAATCAAGTCAATTCGAAATAAAGAAATTTCAATTGCTGAGGCATTTATTTTAATTCGAAAAGAAGAGGCATTTGTCATCAACATGAGCATCAATAAATATCAGTATGCAAATAATATTAAGGGAATTGAACCAACTCGTAATCGAAAGTTATTACTTCATAAAAAAGAAATCAGAAAAATGCTGGAACGTATAAAGTTGGAAAATTTAACAGTTGTCCCTTTGCGAGTTTATTTAAAAGGAAATTATGCCAAAATTGAATTAGGTTTGGGTCGTGGAAAGAAAAACTATGACAAACGTGAAACCATTAAAAAACGTGACATGGAACGACGCGAGCTTGCCAAAAATAAGTATTAA
- the rnr gene encoding ribonuclease R, whose protein sequence is MEKKIVEILQQNNNKMAFDLLANKMKATDHMAFLEMLTMMSEENVIAISPANNIYLLDDGHYMHGILKLNAKGFGFVSNLNDSGHEDYFVPPISLNGTFTNDEVVYTVKTESDGRLRAEILELIKREKTSIMGEITKSRDGRFLDFIPMDKTFSNFRVIMVNKADFILKDNLIVKAKILELKDRKLFVRIKKIVGDATKAADRIISIAEELDIRTEFPKRVLDNAEEVNIPLKQQSELIKKRLKRSLLKKMVVTIDGIDSKDLDDAIHVEKVSNGHFKLIVAIADVSHYVQPKSALDNEALLRGNSTYLANKVIPMLPRILSDDLCSLNPNTEKLALACEMEFDASGKMLSKEVYETVMISKVRLNYSEVNEYFDNKKWNHCEESRIMMDVAFELYKLIDAIKIKRGTINFGVREAKVVMDKDSNVVEIKARETGESEQLIEQFMVSANEAVAEIVFDRELPFVYRNHGKPEEQDLITWYTSLKSFGIDPKLTPKEMLDPLNINKTLLQIDNQTTDPVEKELLNLSLLRYMDKAKYSLENIGHFGLSSKCYTHFTSPIRRYSDLMVHRYLKQYILNKDTRDFMLEKNIAFIDKACAIINDTEITSVECEREVVKACMVEYMADKVGNIYEGTIAVALKFGIFVQLENMVEGLVHISNLEEGIVYDESNQVLIKKDNTFYRMGQKVNVKVIGADIKKRTIDFQIVK, encoded by the coding sequence ATGGAAAAAAAGATTGTGGAAATATTGCAGCAAAATAATAATAAAATGGCATTTGATTTATTAGCAAATAAAATGAAAGCAACAGATCACATGGCATTCTTAGAAATGTTAACAATGATGAGTGAAGAAAATGTAATAGCAATTTCTCCTGCGAATAATATTTATTTGTTAGATGATGGTCACTATATGCATGGAATTTTAAAACTAAATGCAAAAGGATTTGGGTTTGTATCAAATTTAAATGATTCTGGGCATGAAGACTATTTTGTTCCGCCAATAAGTTTGAATGGAACTTTTACAAATGACGAAGTTGTGTATACAGTTAAAACTGAATCAGATGGACGTTTACGTGCTGAGATTTTAGAATTAATTAAGCGCGAGAAAACTTCAATTATGGGAGAAATTACAAAATCTCGTGATGGTAGGTTTTTAGATTTCATTCCAATGGATAAAACATTTTCTAATTTTAGAGTAATCATGGTTAATAAAGCTGATTTTATTTTAAAAGACAATTTAATTGTTAAGGCAAAGATTTTAGAATTGAAGGATCGTAAACTGTTTGTTAGAATTAAAAAAATTGTTGGAGATGCTACTAAAGCAGCAGACAGAATCATATCAATTGCTGAAGAACTAGATATTCGTACGGAATTTCCTAAGCGTGTTTTAGATAATGCTGAAGAAGTTAACATTCCATTGAAACAACAATCAGAACTAATTAAAAAACGTTTGAAGCGTTCACTTTTAAAGAAAATGGTTGTAACAATTGATGGAATTGATTCAAAGGATTTGGATGATGCTATTCATGTTGAAAAAGTGTCTAATGGTCACTTTAAATTGATTGTAGCAATTGCTGATGTTTCTCATTACGTTCAACCTAAATCAGCATTAGATAATGAAGCATTACTAAGAGGAAATTCAACGTATTTGGCAAATAAAGTAATTCCAATGCTGCCAAGAATATTATCAGATGATTTATGTTCGCTGAACCCAAATACTGAAAAATTAGCTTTAGCATGTGAAATGGAATTTGATGCTTCTGGAAAAATGCTTTCAAAAGAAGTCTATGAAACGGTTATGATTTCAAAGGTGCGATTAAATTATAGCGAAGTTAATGAATATTTTGATAACAAAAAGTGAAACCATTGTGAAGAGTCACGTATAATGATGGATGTGGCTTTTGAACTGTACAAATTAATTGATGCAATAAAAATAAAGCGAGGAACAATTAATTTTGGGGTTCGTGAAGCGAAAGTTGTTATGGACAAAGATTCAAATGTTGTTGAAATTAAAGCACGTGAAACTGGAGAATCGGAACAGCTAATTGAACAGTTTATGGTTAGTGCCAATGAAGCCGTTGCAGAAATTGTTTTTGATCGTGAATTACCATTTGTATATCGTAATCATGGTAAGCCAGAAGAGCAAGATCTAATTACCTGATATACATCACTAAAGTCTTTTGGAATTGATCCAAAGTTAACTCCAAAAGAAATGCTTGATCCGCTTAATATTAATAAAACACTGTTGCAAATTGATAACCAAACAACTGATCCAGTTGAAAAAGAGTTATTAAATTTATCGTTGCTACGTTACATGGATAAAGCTAAATATAGTTTGGAAAATATTGGGCATTTTGGATTGTCAAGTAAATGTTATACACATTTTACTTCACCAATTCGTCGTTATAGTGATTTAATGGTACATCGCTATTTAAAACAATATATTCTGAATAAAGATACTCGAGATTTTATGCTAGAAAAAAATATTGCATTTATTGATAAAGCATGTGCAATAATTAATGACACAGAAATAACTTCAGTTGAATGTGAGCGTGAAGTTGTTAAAGCTTGTATGGTTGAATATATGGCTGATAAAGTAGGAAATATTTACGAGGGAACAATTGCAGTAGCTTTAAAATTTGGAATCTTTGTACAGCTAGAAAATATGGTTGAGGGGCTAGTTCATATTTCAAATCTTGAAGAAGGCATTGTTTATGATGAAAGTAATCAAGTCTTAATTAAAAAAGATAATACATTTTACAGAATGGGTCAAAAAGTTAACGTGAAAGTCATTGGAGCGGACATTAAAAAAAGAACAATTGATTTTCAAATAGTAAAATAA
- the secG gene encoding preprotein translocase subunit SecG translates to MINAVISLFASNIGSKVILGLEIVAMIVAIIMVIVGLLQNKKSQTGLSAINGGNEELFSNSKERGMDKTLSIWMLSLGIVFFIVALVICILTNTIL, encoded by the coding sequence ATGATAAATGCAGTTATTAGTTTATTCGCTTCAAACATTGGAAGCAAAGTGATATTAGGTTTAGAGATTGTGGCAATGATTGTTGCAATAATTATGGTGATTGTTGGTCTTTTGCAAAATAAAAAATCGCAAACGGGTTTGAGCGCAATTAATGGGGGAAATGAAGAATTATTTTCTAACTCTAAGGAACGTGGAATGGATAAAACACTATCTATTTGAATGTTGTCTTTAGGAATTGTGTTCTTCATAGTGGCTTTAGTTATTTGTATCTTAACAAACACTATTCTCTAA
- a CDS encoding helix-turn-helix domain-containing protein, protein MTVEKKDDIIDILSKNMKKLRTKAKITQEELSFRSGLHRNYISDSERGRRNVSLKVIEKIAEGLGVEVKDLFKK, encoded by the coding sequence ATGACTGTAGAAAAAAAAGATGACATTATCGATATATTAAGCAAAAATATGAAAAAATTGAGAACTAAAGCAAAAATTACTCAAGAGGAGTTGAGTTTTAGATCAGGTTTGCACAGAAATTATATATCTGATTCTGAAAGAGGCCGTAGAAATGTTTCATTGAAAGTGATTGAAAAAATAGCTGAAGGGCTTGGGGTTGAAGTCAAAGATTTATTTAAAAAATAA
- the whiA gene encoding DNA-binding protein WhiA — protein MSFALEVKEEIISHTFSIEQRKSLLNGFVRNNAEMIFSNGKEKLKLVTISNRIARSLLSFCKEFFVGEIEISVIQSQILKKQKTFQITLIGNLNIFLKEIGIYDENFEKQKFSFNNFKKQSSLLRAYIAGIFIATGSVNSPETTNYHLEVQFKDKAAAIDFVTITDLFNFEFKILERKNNRYVCYIKKSLMVSDFIKLIDASQAVMAFENQRISRDVYNNINRMNNIDISNQTKALAASQKQIEQIEHIKTQKMFHLLSKKAQILAKLRLENPEAPFSELEYIMNSHGTPITKSGVSNLFKTIKKISEEV, from the coding sequence ATGTCATTTGCCTTAGAAGTCAAAGAAGAAATAATATCACACACTTTTTCAATTGAACAGCGAAAATCACTGCTAAATGGTTTTGTAAGAAATAATGCTGAAATGATTTTTTCAAATGGTAAGGAAAAACTAAAGTTAGTCACAATTAGCAATCGAATAGCAAGAAGTTTACTAAGTTTTTGCAAAGAGTTTTTTGTTGGCGAAATTGAAATTTCGGTAATTCAGTCCCAAATTCTAAAGAAACAAAAAACATTTCAAATAACTTTAATCGGTAATCTGAATATTTTTTTAAAAGAAATTGGCATTTATGATGAAAATTTTGAAAAACAAAAATTCAGCTTTAATAATTTTAAGAAACAAAGCTCACTGCTAAGAGCATATATTGCGGGAATTTTTATTGCTACGGGGTCAGTTAATTCTCCTGAAACCACTAACTATCATTTGGAGGTGCAATTTAAAGATAAAGCAGCTGCCATAGATTTTGTAACCATTACTGATCTTTTCAACTTTGAGTTTAAAATTTTGGAAAGAAAAAATAATCGTTATGTTTGTTATATTAAAAAATCATTAATGGTTTCAGATTTTATTAAACTAATTGATGCCTCACAGGCAGTTATGGCATTTGAAAATCAAAGAATTTCAAGAGATGTTTATAACAATATTAATCGAATGAATAACATTGATATATCTAATCAAACTAAAGCGTTAGCTGCCAGTCAAAAGCAAATTGAGCAGATAGAACATATAAAAACTCAAAAAATGTTTCACTTATTATCAAAAAAAGCCCAAATTTTGGCGAAATTGAGATTAGAAAACCCCGAAGCGCCATTTAGTGAGTTAGAATATATTATGAATAGCCATGGTACCCCGATTACAAAGTCTGGGGTAAGCAACTTATTTAAAACAATAAAAAAAATTAGTGAAGAGGTATAG
- a CDS encoding prolipoprotein diacylglyceryl transferase family protein produces MIDWVQGKNWIFDERVKNLWGWVKPDYGFVHVYALAMTLGILVSVIFCLWKFSRRGLNTMELSIAVIILVPIALMGASFFGKLNADGPGKHSGDAHGIQLLYFWKEGMAIHGGIYTSTFVGLIMFALLGKKTKVSLFTYMDAILPNILWGQVIGRWGNFFNHEVMGRPLYIYNGGQGSLKLPQWILNNTLAVYDGSANNPFGWVPGEIYQMNPIFLWESLSLLAVWIFFVLVVPFVIKLLGNKPWKINPDEYSFDLKFSFKKFFAPWSKSDKKTYKQVWDEAFVFNSNESNKVAYLEKIAKINSSNTNIVKKRWQSGKALVEANNPHHYTVIKAGFEGFAFFFGWNLVRFFLEMERPDDHLFIMYNKPLSLTIIGLTALIGLIGMILTQYGIPQLFRKPGYSYEKEYFGISTPTKQNSNRIILNKVKPAKQNKQAAKEQKALEKLKRLEK; encoded by the coding sequence GTGATTGATTGAGTACAAGGCAAAAACTGAATATTTGATGAAAGAGTCAAGAATTTATGAGGCTGAGTTAAGCCAGATTATGGATTTGTTCATGTTTATGCTTTAGCAATGACTTTGGGAATTTTGGTTTCAGTTATTTTTTGTCTTTGAAAGTTTTCTCGTCGTGGTTTAAATACAATGGAACTTTCAATCGCTGTAATTATTTTGGTTCCAATTGCTTTAATGGGAGCAAGTTTTTTTGGTAAATTAAACGCCGATGGTCCTGGAAAGCATTCTGGAGATGCTCATGGAATTCAGCTATTATACTTTTGAAAAGAAGGAATGGCAATTCATGGAGGAATTTACACTTCAACCTTTGTTGGCTTGATTATGTTTGCGCTTCTTGGTAAGAAAACTAAAGTCTCATTATTTACTTATATGGATGCAATTTTACCAAATATTCTTTGGGGTCAAGTAATCGGTCGATGAGGAAATTTTTTTAATCATGAAGTTATGGGTCGACCGCTCTATATATATAATGGGGGACAGGGATCATTAAAGTTGCCTCAATGAATTTTAAATAATACACTTGCTGTCTATGACGGTAGTGCAAATAATCCTTTTGGCTGGGTTCCAGGTGAAATTTATCAAATGAATCCAATTTTTTTGTGAGAATCATTGTCATTATTGGCAGTATGAATTTTCTTTGTTTTAGTTGTGCCATTTGTAATCAAATTATTGGGAAATAAGCCTTGAAAAATTAATCCGGATGAGTATTCTTTTGATCTTAAATTTAGTTTTAAAAAATTCTTTGCTCCCTGATCAAAAAGCGACAAAAAAACTTATAAACAAGTTTGGGATGAAGCATTTGTATTTAACTCAAACGAAAGCAACAAAGTAGCGTATTTGGAGAAAATTGCAAAAATTAATTCAAGCAATACCAACATAGTAAAAAAACGCTGACAGTCTGGGAAGGCATTAGTCGAAGCTAACAATCCACATCATTACACAGTAATTAAAGCGGGATTTGAAGGATTTGCATTTTTCTTTGGTTGAAATTTAGTTCGTTTCTTTTTAGAGATGGAAAGACCTGATGATCATTTATTTATAATGTATAACAAACCGCTTTCACTAACAATAATTGGTCTAACAGCATTAATTGGATTAATAGGAATGATTTTGACGCAATATGGAATTCCTCAGTTATTTAGAAAACCAGGTTATTCATACGAAAAAGAATATTTTGGAATTAGCACTCCAACAAAACAAAATTCTAATCGCATAATTTTAAACAAGGTTAAACCTGCAAAGCAAAATAAACAAGCTGCTAAAGAGCAAAAAGCACTTGAAAAGTTGAAGCGTTTAGAAAAATAA
- the trxB gene encoding thioredoxin-disulfide reductase, whose protein sequence is MKNHTNKEVIDVLIIGGGPAGMTAAVYTSRAGLNTVIVEKEAPGGKMIKTEMIENFPGHEAIMGPDLSIKMYAHATSFGTSFEFNEVVHVKKISEGLFEIHLLNEKILYAKTVILATGTKENELGVPGEQRLYGKGVSYCAVCDGAFHKGKDVAVVGGGYSAVQEGMYLKKFVDTLYVIVRKDHFRTDIVAVEKLRSMSNVKFLMESVVEEIIGETKVEAIKVKDLVTGKTQELKVSAIFPYIGATPITQFVSDLKITDESGYVLANPKMRTSIEGLYVAGDVRDVPLRQIAIAVGDGAMAGQMAVEYLQNLR, encoded by the coding sequence ATGAAAAATCATACTAATAAAGAAGTTATTGACGTTCTAATTATTGGAGGAGGGCCTGCAGGAATGACTGCGGCCGTTTATACATCAAGAGCTGGTTTAAATACAGTTATTGTTGAAAAAGAAGCTCCTGGAGGAAAAATGATCAAGACTGAAATGATTGAAAACTTCCCAGGGCATGAAGCAATTATGGGTCCTGATTTGTCAATCAAAATGTATGCACATGCAACTAGTTTTGGAACAAGCTTTGAATTTAATGAAGTTGTTCATGTCAAAAAAATTTCTGAAGGACTGTTTGAAATTCATTTATTAAATGAAAAAATATTATATGCAAAAACAGTTATTTTGGCGACAGGAACAAAAGAAAATGAATTGGGAGTTCCTGGAGAACAACGCTTATATGGTAAAGGTGTTAGTTATTGTGCAGTTTGCGATGGTGCATTTCATAAAGGCAAAGATGTTGCTGTTGTTGGTGGTGGGTACTCTGCCGTTCAAGAAGGAATGTACTTAAAAAAATTTGTTGATACATTATATGTAATTGTTCGTAAGGATCACTTTAGAACTGATATTGTAGCAGTTGAAAAACTTCGCTCAATGTCAAACGTTAAGTTCTTAATGGAATCTGTTGTTGAAGAAATAATTGGGGAAACTAAGGTTGAAGCAATTAAGGTCAAAGATTTAGTGACAGGAAAAACTCAAGAATTGAAAGTTAGTGCAATATTTCCTTATATTGGAGCAACTCCGATTACGCAGTTTGTATCAGATTTGAAAATAACTGATGAAAGTGGCTATGTACTAGCTAATCCAAAAATGCGCACGAGCATTGAGGGATTATATGTAGCTGGTGATGTTCGTGATGTGCCTTTACGTCAAATTGCAATTGCAGTTGGAGACGGAGCAATGGCTGGTCAAATGGCTGTAGAATATTTACAAAACTTAAGATAA
- a CDS encoding prolipoprotein diacylglyceryl transferase family protein, with protein MTLLTNIGGWSLGDWITNFGDPANERLLFGIVPAYPIFMFGGILLTIVASIIHFKMKGIPLREFEWAVVLVVPIGVIGASIFGKAFIPGMPWWRIFFFWEPGMSLFGSLFLGITAGFVLLYKRSKLTMISVWVYADCIIPNILLGQSIGRWGNFFNHEIMGTVVDYEDLNWLPDFIRNKLFYFPNLSEFKDGLGQGLPANWFSSPEIWSTYSNGEITLETFLRETSLEFRQPLFLYEAIATFSLWLIITFLIANLSRFFNKSKPWDLEPTAYPGWYNKHYKSIAEDKLTTKSTLVPIKYKQVRFTGENGEIIELKLSFWKAWNKAYYWYEPNSLAVAEFENSAEERANRRYQGEQRILQLKSQLKIKAKQTNNKLKKVEYKKSYILKRNEIYSQIGKWSRRLNVNPDARALEKLNNPNSFFVIRSGVITGSYIFGYLLIRIILEAFRNPQEYFIQNMPELNFTVLAILLLVGIGIILIAQFTAPYKWREVGWLYEKSY; from the coding sequence ATGACATTGTTGACAAATATTGGAGGTTGAAGCCTTGGGGATTGAATCACAAATTTTGGTGATCCGGCGAATGAACGATTATTATTTGGAATAGTTCCAGCATACCCAATTTTTATGTTTGGTGGGATTTTGCTTACAATAGTTGCTTCAATAATTCACTTCAAAATGAAGGGTATTCCTTTACGCGAATTTGAATGAGCAGTTGTTTTAGTTGTACCTATAGGAGTTATTGGCGCATCAATCTTTGGAAAAGCCTTTATTCCAGGGATGCCATGGTGACGCATATTTTTCTTTTGGGAGCCAGGAATGTCATTGTTTGGTTCGCTATTTTTAGGAATCACAGCAGGGTTCGTGCTTTTGTATAAGCGATCAAAGTTAACGATGATTTCTGTATGAGTTTATGCCGATTGTATTATTCCAAATATTTTACTGGGACAATCAATTGGACGTTGAGGAAACTTTTTTAATCACGAAATTATGGGCACTGTTGTTGACTATGAAGATTTGAATTGGCTACCAGATTTTATTAGGAATAAACTTTTCTATTTTCCAAATTTAAGCGAATTTAAAGATGGGTTAGGTCAAGGATTACCAGCAAATTGATTTAGTAGCCCAGAAATTTGAAGTACCTATAGCAATGGCGAAATAACGCTTGAAACTTTTTTAAGAGAAACATCATTAGAATTTCGCCAACCATTATTTTTATATGAAGCAATAGCAACTTTTAGTTTATGACTGATAATAACTTTTTTAATTGCTAATTTAAGCCGTTTTTTTAACAAGTCAAAACCATGGGACTTAGAGCCAACTGCTTATCCCGGATGATATAACAAACACTACAAATCAATTGCCGAAGATAAATTAACTACAAAAAGTACGCTTGTTCCTATAAAATATAAACAAGTTCGATTTACGGGAGAAAATGGCGAAATTATCGAACTTAAGCTATCATTTTGAAAAGCATGGAATAAAGCTTATTATTGATATGAACCCAATTCTTTGGCTGTAGCAGAATTTGAAAATAGTGCTGAAGAACGTGCTAATCGCCGCTATCAAGGTGAGCAACGAATTTTACAACTTAAATCACAATTAAAAATTAAAGCTAAACAAACAAATAATAAGTTAAAAAAAGTTGAATATAAGAAAAGCTATATTTTAAAGCGCAACGAAATATATAGTCAAATCGGTAAGTGAAGTAGAAGACTTAATGTTAATCCTGATGCAAGAGCATTGGAAAAGCTTAATAATCCTAATAGTTTTTTTGTTATTCGCTCTGGGGTTATTACAGGATCATATATATTTGGATACTTACTTATTAGAATAATTTTGGAAGCTTTTCGAAATCCTCAAGAGTACTTTATTCAAAACATGCCAGAATTAAATTTCACAGTTTTAGCAATTTTGCTATTAGTCGGAATAGGAATTATTTTAATAGCACAATTTACTGCACCTTATAAATGAAGAGAGGTAGGATGATTATATGAAAAATCATACTAA